A genomic window from Astatotilapia calliptera chromosome 12, fAstCal1.2, whole genome shotgun sequence includes:
- the LOC113033145 gene encoding probable gluconokinase: MIYIIMGVSGCGKSTFGIFLSEKLGWPLYEGDDFHPRENIEKMSRGEALTDQDRLPWLLKLHEVIQRERSSGSDALLVCSALKHQYRRILLHGSKALTSPSETDQEIFPPASPDVFFLFLRGDYEFIYQRMVARRGHYMKADMLRSQFDTLEAPSDEENVLTLDIQRGIDDMAVEVERHLIDHRSGLPA; encoded by the exons ATGATCTACATCATAATGGGAGTCTCGGGTTGTGGAAA aaGCACCTTTGGGATCTTCCTATCTGAAAAG CTGGGTTGGCCCCTGTACGAAGGGGATGACTTCCACCCACGGGAGAACATCGAGAAGATGTCTCGCGGTGAAGCGCTTACAGATCAG GACAGATTGCCGTGGCTTCTCAAACTACACGAAGTCATTCAGAG AGAGAGGAGTTCAGGCTCTGATGCTCTCCTGGTGTgctctgcactgaagcaccagtACAGACGGATCCTCCTCCATGGCTCCAAAGCCCTCACTTCCCCTTCGGAGACAGACCAAGAAATCTTCCCTCCGGCTTCTCCtgatgtcttttttcttttccttcgtggtgactATGAATTCATTTACCAGAGGATGGTGGCCCGGAGGGGTCACTATATGAAAGCCGACATGCTGCGTTCCCAGTTTGATACTTTAGAGGCTCCGTCTGATGAGGAGAATGTGTTGACACTGGACATCCAGAGGGGCATCGATGATATGGCTGTGGAGGTTGAAAGGCACTTAATCGACCACAGGTCAGGGCTACCAGCGTAG